The genomic region TCGTCAGCGCCGCCGGTGGCACGCCGGAGCTGGTCGGGCTCGCGCACGGCCAGGGCGCGACGGTCACGTGGTCCGCGGACGGCAGCGCGTTGCTCGTCACCGGTCGCGAGACCACCGACAGCGGTCACGTCGGCCTGTTGTACGTGCCGCTCGACGGCGGCGAGGTGAGCAACCTCGCGGCGGCGCTGGACCGCAGCGTCATGCCGGGCGCTGCCGGGTATCCGGGCGGCCAGCCCGCGCTCAGCCCTCAGGGCGTGGTGTTCTGCGCCCGCGACCGCGGCTGCACCCAGCTGTACGTCGTGGACGACGAGCCGAAGCTGGTCCTCGGCGGCGACTCCCAGGTCGTGTCCGGGCTTTCCGTCGCTGGCAACACCGCCGCGATCGTGCTCGGCACCGCCACCTCGTACGGCGAGATCGCGACCGTCGACCTCATCACCGGTGACGTGACCGTCCACACCGGACACGGCCTCGCGACCGAGCGGTTCGTGCCGCAGGAGCGGGAGTTCACGATCTCCGACGGCACCGTCGTGCACGGCTGGCTGGTCCGCGACCCCGAGCGCACCGGCCCGGCGCCGTTGCTGCTCGACATCCACGGCGGCCCGCACAACGCGTGGAACGGCTCCGCCGACCCGGTGCACCTCTACCACCAGGTGCTGGCGCGGCGCGGCTGGACGGTGCTGCTGCTCAACCCGCGCGGCAGCGACGGCTACGGCGAGGCCTTCTACCAGGCGGCCATCGGCGCGTGGGGCAAGGCCGACGCGCGCGACTTCCTGGAGCCGATCGACCAGCTGGTCGCCGAGGGCACCGCCGACGCCGACCGGCTCGCGGTCACCGGCTACAGCTACGGCGGCTACATGACGTGCTACCTGACCAGCCGCGACCGCCGGTTCGCCGCCGCGGTCGCCGGTGGCGTGGTCAGCGACCTGACGAGCGTCGCCGGCACGTCGGACGCCGGTCGCTACCTCGCCGAGCTGGAGCTCGGCGGACCCGGTGAGCACCTGGCGGAGCTGTCGCCGTTGACGCTGGTCGACGACGTGCGCACGCCGACGTTGATCTACCAGGGCGCGAGCGACGACCGGTGCCCGGTCGGCCAGGCCGAGCAGTGGTTCACCGCGTTGCGCCAGAACGACGTCCCGGCCCGGCTGGTGCTCTACCCCGGCGCCTCGCACCTGTTCATCCTCAACGGCACGCCGTCGCACCGCGAGGACTTCAACCGCCGCGTGGTCGACTGGGTGCGCGAGCACACCGGCGAGGGCGCGACGCTCGACGCGAAGCACTGGCAGCGCAGGCTTTCCGTGCTCGCGAAGAAGCACGGCGTGCCCGGTGCGGCGCTCGGCATCGCTCGCGGCGACGACGTCGTGGAGGCCTGCCACGGCGTGCTGAACACCGCGACCGGGGTCGAGGTCACCCAGGACTCGGTGTTCCAGATCGGTTCGATCGGCAAGGTGTGGACGGCGACCGTCGTGATGCGGCTGGTCGACGAGGGGCTGCTCGACCTCGACGCGCCGATCGCCGACGTGCTGCCGGAACTCAAGCTGGCCGATCCGGTGGTGGCGCAGAAGGTCACCATGCGGCACCTGCTCACGCACACCAGCGGCATCGACGGCGACGTGTTCACCGACACCGGCCGCGGCGACGACTGCCTGCAGCGCTACGTCGACCAGCTCGTCGAGGCCGGGCAGAACCACCCGCTCGGCGCCACGTTCTCCTACTGCAACAGCGGCTTCTCGCTCATGGGCCGGGTGGTCGAGAAGCTCACCGGGCAGACCTGGGACGCGGCCATGCGGGAGAAGCTCTTCAGCCCGCTCGGCCTCGACCGCACCGGCACGCTGCCGGAGGAGGCGCTGCTGCACCGCGCGGCCGTCGGGCACATCGAGAAGGACGGCAAGCCGGAGCCGGCACCGGTGTGGCAGCTGCCGCGCTCGCTCGGCCCGGCCGGAACGATCTTCTCGACGACCGCCGACGTGCTCGAGTTCGCGAAGATGCACCTGTCCGGCGGCGGGTCCGTGCTGTCGGAGGCGAGCGCGGCGGCGATGACCGAGAAGCAGACCGACGTGCCCGACCCGAACGCGCTGGGCGACTCGTGGGGCCTCGGCTGGATCCGGTTCGGCTGGGACGGCCACCGGCTGATCGGCCACGACGGCAACACCATCGGCCAGTCCGCCTTCCTGCGCCTGCTGCCGGAGCAGAACCTCGCCGTCACCCTGCTCACCAACGGCGGCAAGGCCCGCGAGCTGTACCTGGAGCTCTACCGCGAGATCTTCGCCGCGCTGGCCGGGGTCGAGATGCCCCGCCCGCTGGAGCCCGGCGAGCCCGTCGAGGTGGACACCGCCCGGTACGTGGGCACCTACGAGCGGGCCTCGGCGCGCCTGGAGGTGACCGAGGGCGAGAAGGGCCTGCGGCTGAAGATGACCGTCACCGGATCGCTCGCGGGTCTGGTGCCCGACCCGCCGGAGGTCGACCTGGTGCCGATCGACGACGAGCTGTTCGTGTGCCGCGACTCCGAGCAGGAGAGCTGGACGTCGGTGGTGTTCTACAAGTTGCCGACCGGCGAGCAATACCTGCACATGGGCGTCCGTGCCACTCCTAAGGTCTCCTGACGTGCTGACTGACATCGAACGCCTCGTCACCTGTGAGTCCCCGTCCACCGACCTCGCCGCCGTCGCCCGCAGCGCGGACGTCACCGCCGAGGTGGGCACGGCGTTGCTCGGCTGCGAACCGGAACGGATCGTGCTCGACGGCAGCACGCACCTGCGCTGGCGGCTGGGCGACGGCCCCCGGCGGGTGCTGCTGCTCGGCCACCACGACACGGTGTGGCCGATCGGCACCCTCGACCGGATCCCGTTCTCGGTGCGGGAGGGGGTGCTGCGCGGGCCCGGCTGCTTCGACATGAAGGCGGGCGTGGTGATGATCTTCCACGCCGTGGCGGCGCTGGGCTCCCCTGACGGCGTCACGGTGCTCATCACCGGCGACGAGGAGATCGGCTCGCCGTCGTCGCGGGGCCTCATCGAGACCGAGGCGCGCGAGCACCGGGCCGTGCTGGTCACCGAGGCCTCAGCGGACGGCGGCGCGCTCAAGACCGAGCGCAAGGGCACGTCGATGTACGAGGTGACGCTGCACGGCCGGGCCGCGCACGCCGGGCTCGAACCCGAACGCGGGGTGAGCGCGACGATCGAGGCGGCGCACCAGGTGCTGGCCGTGGCCGCGCTGTCCGATGTGGACGCCGGGACGACCGTCACGCCGACCGTGCTGTCCGCGGGCACGACGACGAACACCGTTCCCGCCCAAGGCAGGTTCATGGTGGACGTGCGGGTGCGCAACCTGGCCGAGCAGCAACGGGTGGACGAGGCGATGCGGGCGCTGGAACCGGTGCTCGACGGCGCGAAGATCGAGGTGACCGGCGGCCCGAACCGCGCGCCGCTGGAGGCCGCGATGTCCGCCGAGCTGTTCGCGCTCGCGTCCCGGCTGGGTGGGCCGCTGACCTCCGCCGCGGTCGGTGGCGCCTCGGACGGCAACTTCACGGCGGGCGTGGGCGTGCCGACGCTCGACGGACTGGGTGCGGTGGGCGGTGGCGCACACGCCGAGAGCGAGCACGTCCTGGTGGCCGAGCTGGCGCCGCGCACGGAGCTGCTCTCGGCACTGGTGAGGGAGCTGAGCGCATGACCGAACCGCTGCTGGCCCAGGACGTCGTGGTCCGCCAGCTCACCGAGCAGGCCGAGCTCGTGGCCACCGAACGGTTGTACGCCGGCATCTGGCGGTCGAGCGGGAACACTCCCCCGGTCACCGCCGAGCTGCTGCGGGCGATGACCAAGGCGGGCAGCTACGTGGCGGGCGCGTTCGAGGGTGACGAGCTGGTCGGCGCGTGCATCGGGTTCTGCTCGCCGCCGGCGGCCGGGTCGTTGCACAGCCACATCGCGGGTGTCGCGGCCAGGATGCGCGGCCGCAACGTCGGCTACGCGCTCAAGCTCGACCAGCGGGCGTGGGCGCTGGCCCGCGGGCTGACGTCGGTCACCTGGACGTTCGACCCGCTGGTCCGCCGCAACGCCTACTTCAACCTGGCCAAGCTCGGCGCCGACGCGGCGGAGTACCTGCCGGACTTCTACGGGGACATGCGCGACGGCATCAACGGCGGTGTCGAGAGCGACCGGCTGCTGGTCAACTGGCGGGTCGGCGCACCCGACGTCGCCGCGGTCTGCGCGGGCCGGCCGCGGATCGTCGAGGCCAGGGGCGTGGTCGGGCTGGGGATCTCCCCGGACGGCCTGCCGCTGCCGGGCACCACGGGCGGGTCGACCGTGCTCGCGCGGTGCCGCCCGACGTCGAGGCGCTGCGGGTGGCGAACCCGGCCGCGGCGAAGCAGTGGCGGCACGCCGTGCGGGAGGTGCTCGGCGGGCTGCTCGCGGGTGGTGCCCGCGTCACCGGGTTCGACCGGGCCGGGTGGTACGTCGTGGAGAGGAACGAGAAGTGAAGCTGACCGGGGTCGAGCTGCGCTGGGTCGAGATGCCGTTGAAGGGGCCGTTCCGGACCTCGTTCGGCACGCAGACCGTGCGCACGTTGCTGCTGCTGCGCGCGGTCACGGACTCCGGTGAGGGCTGGGGCGAGTGCGTCGCGATGGTCGACCCCGTCTACTCGCCCGAGTACACCGAGGGCTGCGCGGACGTGCTGCGGCGGTTCCTGGTGCCGGCGCTGGACGGCGAGGTCGACGCGATCTCGGTCGCACCGCGGCTGGCCAAGTTCCGCGGGCACCGGATGGCCAAGGGCGCGCTGGAGATGGCCGTGCTCGACGCCGAGCTGCGGGCCGCCGGCCGGTCGTTCGCCCGTGAGCTGGGGGCGACCCGCGACTCCGTGCCGTGCGGGGTGTCGGTGGGGATCATGAACTCGATCCCGGAGCTGCTCGACGCGGTCGGCGGGTACGTCGACGAGGGCTACGTGCGGATCAAGCTGAAGATCGAGCCCGGCTGGGACCTCGAGCCGGTGCGCGCGGTGCGGGAACGGTTCGGCGACGTGCTGCTGCAGGTCGACGCGAACACCGCCTACACGCTCGCCGACGCCAGGCACCTGGCGAAGCTCGACCCGTTCGAGCTGCTGCTGATCGAGCAGCCGCTGGACGAGGAGGAGATCCTCGCCCACGCCGAGCTGGCCAAGGTCGTGCGCACGCCGATCTGCCTGGACGAGTCGATCACCTCCGCGCGGTCGGCCGCCGACGCGATCACGCTCGGGGCCTGCCAGATCGTGAACATCAAGCCGGGCCGGGTCGGCGGGTACCTGGAGGCGCGGCGGATCCACGACGTGTGCGCGGCGCACGGCATCGCGGTGTGGTGCGGCGGCATGCTGGAGACCGGGCTCGGGCGGGCGGCGAACGTGGCGCTGGCGGCGTTGCCGGGGTGCACGCTGCCGGGTGACACGTCGGCGTCGGACCGGTACTACTCGCTGGACGTCACGGAGCCGTTCGTGCTGGAGGACGGCCACCTGCGGGTGCCGACCGGGCCGGGGCTCGGGGTCGTGCCGATCCAGGAGGTGCTCGACGAGGTGACGGTGAAGACCGAGTGGATCCCCCTCTGACCTCCACTGGCGTCTGCAAGTACCACCAGCTCAAGATCACCCAGCACTTTTCCACCACCAGCTCGCGCCCCGAGCCGGCCGGCGCGCGCAGGTGGTTCGACACGAGGCGAACAGGTTGGGTGTGGTTGGCGGTGGTTCGATCAAGAGTTGGCAGTACTTGCAGACGCCGCCAGGAGAACGGGCGGGATTCCTCTGTAGACGGTCGGCGTGGCACGGTGGTGGGGTGAGCAACCGAACCGGCCTCGCGCGTGTGCTCGACGACCTCGGCACCACGCTGATCGACCTGGTGCGCGGCGATCCGAGCCGGGCGGGCGGGATCGGCGGCGTGGTGATCGACGACCCGCACGACGACCAGGTGCTGCCGCCGTGCGCGCTGGTGCTGGGCGTCGGCGTGCGGGAGCCGGCCGAGATCAGCGCGCGGCTCGCCGAGCTGGGTGAGCGCGGCGGCGGGCGTCGTGCGCGGCCGGTCGCGGTCACCGACGAGGTCACCGCGGCCGCCGACCGGTCGGGGGTGGCGTTGCTGGGCCTCGCCCCCGGTGCGTCGTGGACGCAGCTCGCCGCGCTGCTGCGGTCGTTGCTGGCCGAGGGCGAGGTCACCGGCTCGGAGACCCTCGGCGGCACCCCGGCCGGTGACCTGTTCACGCTGGCCAACGCCGTCGCGTCGCTGATCAACGCGCCGGTGACGATCGAGGACCGCAGCTCGCGGGTGCTCGCGTTCTCCGGGCGGCAGGAGCAGGCCGACTCCTCCCGGGTCGAGACGATCCTGGGACGGCAGGTGCCCGCGCGGTACTCGCAGCTGCTGGAGGAACGCGGGGTGTTCCGCCGGCTCTACCGCAGTGACCAGCCCGTCTACATCGAGGACCTGCCCGACGACGAGGGCGGGGTGTGCCTGCCCAGGGTCGCGGTGGCGGTGCGCGCGGGGGACGAGGTGCTCGGGTCGATCTGGGCGGCCGTGCACGAACCGCTGCCCGCCGACCGGGAGCTGGCGTTCTGCGACGCGGCGAAGCTCGTGGCGTTGCACCTGATGCGGCAGCGGGCGGGTGCCGACGTCGAACGGAGGCTGCGCGCGGACCTGGTCAGCACGGCGGTCGAGGGCGGTGCGGGCGCGGCGGAGGCGGTGCGCCGGCTGGGCCTGACCGACCAGGACTGCGTGGTGCTCGCGCTGGGCTGGCCGACTCGCACGCCGACCCCGGCCGAGCACGCGCGGCTGCTGGCCGAACGGCAGCAGGTCGCGACGCGTTCGCGATGCACCTGACGGCCGTGCACCCGCGTGCCGCCGCAGCACTGGTCGGGGACGTGGCGTACGCGATCCTGCCGGCCGAGTCGGAGGACCGGGCGCTGCGCATCGCCACGGACTTCCGCAACCGGATCGGCGGTCGGGTGCTCGTGGGCGTCAGCCCGGTGGCCAACGGCCTGACCCTCGCCCGCGCGAAGGCCGGTGCCGACCTGGCGCTGCGGGTGCTGCGGGCGGGGCGGTCGCGGCAGGCGGTCGCGCGGGTGTCCGACGTGCACAGCGAGGGGCTGCTGCTGGAGCTCGCCGACCTGATCGCCGAACGCGGCGACACGCTCACCGGTCCCGTCGCGCGCCTGATCGAGTACGACCGCAGGCACAACGGCAACCTGGTCGAGACGCTCAGCGCATGGCTGGACGCGTTCGGGGACGTGGCCGCCGCGTCGGCCGCGGTGTTCGTGCACCCCAACACGTTCCGCTACCGGCTGCGGCGGCTCGCGGAGGTGGGTGAGCTCGACCTGACCGACCCGGACGCGCGGTTCGCCGCGATGCTGCAGCTGCGGTTGTGGCGTCCCAGCTAGCGCTCGGCAGCAGGGCCGGGGCGAACCCGGCCAAGCCGGTCAGCAGGCGTAGTGGAACGTCGTGACGATGCCCTGGTCGGTGAACTGGTGCAGGGCCATGCCCGGCGGGTGGTCGCGGTTCGCGGCCGGGTGGTCGCCGTCGAGGTTGGCCGCGGACACGATGCCCGGTGCCACGAGGACGGGCACTCCGGCGAACGTCGCAGTGCACGCGGTGTGGATGTGTCCACAGAGGATCGCCGTGACGGTGCCGATCCGGTTCACCAGTCCTGCCAAGGCGTCCGCGTTCAGCAGGCGCATCGGGTCGACGTAGGTGTGCCCGATCCGCATCGGGGGCTGGTGGAACGCAAGCACCGTGCGCCGCGCACCGGTGGCGAGCTCGGCCACGCGGCCGGCTTCTTCCGGTCGCAGCTCGCCGTGGTTCTCCCCCGGCACGACCACGTCCACCCCGATCACGCGCAGGTCGCCGACGTCGAGCGTCGGAGCGGAGGGCAGAAGTGCGGGCGTGTCGTGGTTGCCCGGCACCGCGAGCCACGGCAGCCGGCTCGCCATCACGGCGCTGAACTGCGCGTACTCGGGTTCGACGCCGTTGTCGGCGATGTCGCCGGTGAGCACGATCGCGTCCGGTTGCCGGTTCGGCGGCAGGAGGTCGAGCACGGCGTTGAGCCGGTCCGCGCGCTCCGGCGAGCCGTCCAGGTGGGGGTCGCTGAGGTGCAGCAATGTCGTCACGACGGCCAGGCTAAGGCCTGTGCAAAGCCTTGTGCGGTGACCGTGCGCGAGCGAGGTTCGCGAGCCAACGGCAAGATCGTGGTTGACTCGGGTGCATGCTTCCGTGGGAGGGCGAACTCGCCGGCCGGCTCGACCGGCACACCGTCGAATCCGAGCTGCTGCGCGACAACCCGCTCGGCGATCCGCACCAACGCCCGTTGTGGGTGTACGTCCCGCCGGGCTACGACTCGTCCGATGAGCGCTATCCGACCGTCTACGTGATCCAGGGCTACACGGGCCACCTCGGCATGTGGGCCAACCGCATGCCGTACCGCCAGCCGTTCATCGAGACCGCCGACGCCGTGTTCGCCAATGGCGCGCCACCGTGTGTGGTGGTGTACGTCGACGCGTGGACGACCTACGGCGGTTCGCAGTTCGTCGACTCCCCCGGCACCGGCCGCTACCACTCGTACCTGTGCGACGAGATCGTGCCGTGGGTGGACGCGCACTACCGGACCATCCCGGCCGTCGAGTCCCGCGCGATCACCGGCAAGTCCTCCGGCGGCTTCGGCGCGATGATCACCCCGATGCTGCGCCCCGACCTGTTCGGCGCCCTCGCCACCCACGCCGGCGACACGCTCTACGAGTACTGCTACCTCCCCGACTTCGCCAAGGCCGTGCGCTACCTACGCGCCTATGACCACGACATCCGCACGTGGTGGGCCGACTTCCAAGGCCGTCCCGCGTTCACCAAGCCGGAGGACGCCACGCTGCTGAGCACCCTCGGCGTCGCGGCCTGCTTCTCCGCCCTCGACGACGGCACCCCGGAGCTGCCGTTCGACCCGGTCACCGGCGTGCTGCGGCCGGACGTGTGGCAGCGCTGGCTCGACTGGGACCCGGTGCGCATGGCCGCCCGCCACGCCGACGCGCTGCGCTCGTTGCGCGCGGTGTGGATCGACGCCGGTCGCAGCGACGAGTACCAGCTCGACCTGGGCGCGGAGGCCTTCCGGGCGGAGCTGGCCGCCGTGGGTGTGCCGGACGAGCGAGTCCACTTCGAGCTGTTCGACGCAGGTCACGGCGGCATCGACTACCGCTACCCGCTCTCGCTGGCCTGGCTGGCGGACCGGCTGGCACGACTTTCGTAGGGTTTCTGAACGCCGCGCGTCCCTAACGCCGCCGTGGCACCTCTTCTGCTCGTAACGGGCCCCTGCACCCCGCGCGCTCAGCGCGGAGTCAGCCCACAGGGAGTGTTGGAGGAATCGTGTTCGTGCGTACAAGAGCACGCCTGCGTGCCGCGGTCATCGCCGCGGTCGTGGGCACAGGTGTCCTGGCGGCGGCCATCCCGGCGACGGCGGCACCCGCGGCGGGCAACCGGTCGTACCTGGTCATCACCGCGCCGGGCGACACGGCCGGGGCCAAGACGGCGGTCGCGGGCAACAGCGGCACGGTCTGGGCCTCCTACGACGCGATCGGCGTCATCGTGGCGCACTCCGGGTCGGCGGACTTCGCGACCCGGATGCGTTCGGTGACCGGCGTGCAGAAGGTCGGCGCGACCCGCACGTCCGACTTGCCGGCCGAAGCGGCGAACCCGGCCATCCCGACGGCTCCGGCGCAGGTCACGCCAGCTGACGGCGAGCCGGTGCGCACGGACATGAGCCAGATCGGCGCCGACCGGGCGTGGACGGTCAACCAGGGCTCGCCGAACGTGACCGTCGGTGTGCTCGACACCGGCGTCGACGACCAGCACGCCGACCTCAAGGCGAACTTCGACGCGGCCAACTCCGCGTCGTGCGCCTACGGCAAGCTCGACACGCGCGCGGGCTCGTGGCGCGACACGGACACGCACGGCACGCACGTCGCGGGCACGATCGCGGCCGCCAAGAACGGCAAGGGCATGGTCGGCGTCGCGCCGGGCGTGAAGATCGCCTCGGTGCGCATCGCGGAGAAGCCGAGCGGCCTGTTCTTCCCGGAGAACACCATCTGCGCCATGGTCTTCTCCGGTGACCGCGGCTTCGAGGTGACCAACAACAGCTACTACACCGACCCGTGGCTGTTCAACTGCCCGACCAACGCCGACCAGGACGCGATCCTGGAGGGCGTCAAGCGCGCCGTCGCGTACGCCGAGGGCAAGGGCGTGCTGAACGTCGCCGCCGCCGGCAACGAGAACTACAACCTGGCGGCCAAGACCACCGACGCCACCAGCCCCAACGACTCCACCCCTGCTACCCGCACGGTCACCAACGCCTGCCTGAGCCTGCCCGGCGAGCTCTCCGGCGTGGTCAGCGTCTCGTCGATCACCTCCTCGAACGCCAAGTCGTCCTTCTCCAACTTCGGCACCGACAAGGTGCACGTCGCCGCCCCCGGCGACAACGTCTACTCGACCGTCCCCGGCGGCCGCTTCGGCTCGAAGTCCGGCACCTCCATGGCCTCCCCGCACGTCGCGGGGGTCGCCGCACTCCTGAAGTCGGTCAACCCGACCGCCACCACCACCCAGCTGCGCACCCTGCTCGCCACCCAGGCCGACGACCTGTCCTGCTCCGACACCCGCTGCAACGGCACCGCCGCCAAGAACAACTTCTTCGGCGAGGGCCGCGTCGACGCCTTCGCCGCCGTCGACGGCGGCACCACCCCGCCCGGCCGCACCTTCGAGAACACCGCCGACGTCGCCATCCCCGACCTCGGCACGGCCGTGACCAGCTCCATCACCGTCTCCGGCGTCACCGGCAACGCCCCGGCCACCCTGAAGGTCGGCGTCGACGTCGTGCACACGTTCCGCGGCGACCTGGTGATCGACCTGATCGCCCCGGACGGCACCGCCTACCGCCTGAAGAACTCCAGCACCACCGACTCCGCCGACAACGTGGTGGAGACGTACACGGCCAACGCGTCGAGCGAGGTCGCGAACGGGGTGTGGAAGCTGCAGGTGCGGGACACGTACCGCAGCGACACCGGCTACATCAACGCCTGGAAGCTGACCTTCTAGGACCAGGGCGGGCCCTGCGGCTTCGGCTGCGGGGCCCACCTCGGAACGCCACCGCGTGCCGGCCTACCTGACGTCCTCGAACGTCTCGTGGCCCAGCACGCCCAGGAGCTGGATCTTGTCGGACGCCTCCGTGCGCGGCGGCGCGGTCAGCACCAGCAGCGCCTGTGACTGGTCCTCGGTGAACAGCGCCTGGCAGTCCACCTCGATCTCGCCGAGCTGCGGGTGCACCAGCACCTTGTGGTCCTCGTAGCGCTTCGCCACCTCGTGTCGCTCCCACAGCGAGGCGAACTCGGCACTCTCTCGTGTCAGCACACGCACCAACTCGCCCGCACGTGAGTGCGGGCCCATCGAGCCGTATGCCGCGCGCAGGTTCGCGACCTGGGTGCGCGACTGGCGGTCGCGGTCGCGTTCCGGGTAGATCAGGCGTTCGCCGGGGTCGGTGAACCAGCGGTAGATGCCGCTGCGGGCGAGGCCGGTGAACTTCGACGAGTCGCCGTACAGGGCGGCCGCGTGGCGGTTCTGCATCAGCACCTCGCTCAGGTTGGACAGGATCAGCGCGGGCGTGTCGGTGAGGCGGTCGAGGACCCGTTGCAGTGCGGGGGCGACGTGCGTGCTGGTGACCGACGGGGACGGGGCGTTGCGGCCGGCGACCCGGAACAGGTAGTTGCGGGCGTCGTCGGTCAGGCGCAGGGCGCGGGCCAGGGAGGCGAGCATGTGCTCGCTGGGTTGCGGGCCGCGTTGTTGTTCCAGGCGCGTGTAGTAGTCCGTGGACATCGCTGCGAGCGATGCGACTTCCTCACGCCTGAGGCCTGCCGCTCGCCTACGGGCGCCCACGGGCAGACCGACGTCCTCTGGCCTGAGCTCTTCCCGGCGGCGGCGGAGGAAGGCCGCGAGTTCCGCACGATCCATGGCTCCAGTATCGGGGTCGCACGGGCGTTAACCAGGGATCGCCGATCCCCCGACAACCGCTCTCTGCCGCACCCCTCGCGAACGGCAGAAGCTCTTGCCATGGACATCACCGGAAACACCGTCTTCATCCCCGGCGCCACCAGCGGCATCGGCCTGGCGCTCGCCCTCGCCCTGCGGGAGCGCGGCAACTCCGTGGTCGTCGGCGGCCGGCGGACCGAGCTGCTGGAGAAGCTCGCCGCCGAGCACCCCGGTGTCGAGACCGTGCGGATCGACACGGCCGACCCGGAGAGCATCAAGGACGCGGCCAAGGACGTGCTGGCGCGGTT from Lentzea guizhouensis harbors:
- a CDS encoding serine hydrolase, giving the protein MTTIEDLYGFALPEQPAISPDGTEIVYVLRTTDREEDRDLRSLWRVSGGEPSRLTRGEADVAPAFSPDGARIAFLRAQDGPAQLWLLPANGGEPEQLTTLPLGAGAPVWSPDGTAVAFSAPVDEGDAKAPVVADRLDYKADGSGYLRTIRSHLHVLKLADREITQLTSGDWHAGPPAWSPDGTKLAFAAATDSDADLTFRAPVHVVSAAGGTPELVGLAHGQGATVTWSADGSALLVTGRETTDSGHVGLLYVPLDGGEVSNLAAALDRSVMPGAAGYPGGQPALSPQGVVFCARDRGCTQLYVVDDEPKLVLGGDSQVVSGLSVAGNTAAIVLGTATSYGEIATVDLITGDVTVHTGHGLATERFVPQEREFTISDGTVVHGWLVRDPERTGPAPLLLDIHGGPHNAWNGSADPVHLYHQVLARRGWTVLLLNPRGSDGYGEAFYQAAIGAWGKADARDFLEPIDQLVAEGTADADRLAVTGYSYGGYMTCYLTSRDRRFAAAVAGGVVSDLTSVAGTSDAGRYLAELELGGPGEHLAELSPLTLVDDVRTPTLIYQGASDDRCPVGQAEQWFTALRQNDVPARLVLYPGASHLFILNGTPSHREDFNRRVVDWVREHTGEGATLDAKHWQRRLSVLAKKHGVPGAALGIARGDDVVEACHGVLNTATGVEVTQDSVFQIGSIGKVWTATVVMRLVDEGLLDLDAPIADVLPELKLADPVVAQKVTMRHLLTHTSGIDGDVFTDTGRGDDCLQRYVDQLVEAGQNHPLGATFSYCNSGFSLMGRVVEKLTGQTWDAAMREKLFSPLGLDRTGTLPEEALLHRAAVGHIEKDGKPEPAPVWQLPRSLGPAGTIFSTTADVLEFAKMHLSGGGSVLSEASAAAMTEKQTDVPDPNALGDSWGLGWIRFGWDGHRLIGHDGNTIGQSAFLRLLPEQNLAVTLLTNGGKARELYLELYREIFAALAGVEMPRPLEPGEPVEVDTARYVGTYERASARLEVTEGEKGLRLKMTVTGSLAGLVPDPPEVDLVPIDDELFVCRDSEQESWTSVVFYKLPTGEQYLHMGVRATPKVS
- a CDS encoding M20 family metallopeptidase codes for the protein MLTDIERLVTCESPSTDLAAVARSADVTAEVGTALLGCEPERIVLDGSTHLRWRLGDGPRRVLLLGHHDTVWPIGTLDRIPFSVREGVLRGPGCFDMKAGVVMIFHAVAALGSPDGVTVLITGDEEIGSPSSRGLIETEAREHRAVLVTEASADGGALKTERKGTSMYEVTLHGRAAHAGLEPERGVSATIEAAHQVLAVAALSDVDAGTTVTPTVLSAGTTTNTVPAQGRFMVDVRVRNLAEQQRVDEAMRALEPVLDGAKIEVTGGPNRAPLEAAMSAELFALASRLGGPLTSAAVGGASDGNFTAGVGVPTLDGLGAVGGGAHAESEHVLVAELAPRTELLSALVRELSA
- a CDS encoding GNAT family N-acetyltransferase, which encodes MTEPLLAQDVVVRQLTEQAELVATERLYAGIWRSSGNTPPVTAELLRAMTKAGSYVAGAFEGDELVGACIGFCSPPAAGSLHSHIAGVAARMRGRNVGYALKLDQRAWALARGLTSVTWTFDPLVRRNAYFNLAKLGADAAEYLPDFYGDMRDGINGGVESDRLLVNWRVGAPDVAAVCAGRPRIVEARGVVGLGISPDGLPLPGTTGGSTVLARCRPTSRRCGWRTRPRRSSGGTPCGRCSAGCSRVVPASPGSTGPGGTSWRGTRSEADRGRAALGRDAVEGAVPDLVRHADRAHVAAAARGHGLR
- the menC gene encoding o-succinylbenzoate synthase — its product is MPLKGPFRTSFGTQTVRTLLLLRAVTDSGEGWGECVAMVDPVYSPEYTEGCADVLRRFLVPALDGEVDAISVAPRLAKFRGHRMAKGALEMAVLDAELRAAGRSFARELGATRDSVPCGVSVGIMNSIPELLDAVGGYVDEGYVRIKLKIEPGWDLEPVRAVRERFGDVLLQVDANTAYTLADARHLAKLDPFELLLIEQPLDEEEILAHAELAKVVRTPICLDESITSARSAADAITLGACQIVNIKPGRVGGYLEARRIHDVCAAHGIAVWCGGMLETGLGRAANVALAALPGCTLPGDTSASDRYYSLDVTEPFVLEDGHLRVPTGPGLGVVPIQEVLDEVTVKTEWIPL
- a CDS encoding metallophosphoesterase family protein, translating into MTTLLHLSDPHLDGSPERADRLNAVLDLLPPNRQPDAIVLTGDIADNGVEPEYAQFSAVMASRLPWLAVPGNHDTPALLPSAPTLDVGDLRVIGVDVVVPGENHGELRPEEAGRVAELATGARRTVLAFHQPPMRIGHTYVDPMRLLNADALAGLVNRIGTVTAILCGHIHTACTATFAGVPVLVAPGIVSAANLDGDHPAANRDHPPGMALHQFTDQGIVTTFHYAC
- a CDS encoding alpha/beta hydrolase-fold protein, with protein sequence MLPWEGELAGRLDRHTVESELLRDNPLGDPHQRPLWVYVPPGYDSSDERYPTVYVIQGYTGHLGMWANRMPYRQPFIETADAVFANGAPPCVVVYVDAWTTYGGSQFVDSPGTGRYHSYLCDEIVPWVDAHYRTIPAVESRAITGKSSGGFGAMITPMLRPDLFGALATHAGDTLYEYCYLPDFAKAVRYLRAYDHDIRTWWADFQGRPAFTKPEDATLLSTLGVAACFSALDDGTPELPFDPVTGVLRPDVWQRWLDWDPVRMAARHADALRSLRAVWIDAGRSDEYQLDLGAEAFRAELAAVGVPDERVHFELFDAGHGGIDYRYPLSLAWLADRLARLS
- a CDS encoding S8 family peptidase, with translation MFVRTRARLRAAVIAAVVGTGVLAAAIPATAAPAAGNRSYLVITAPGDTAGAKTAVAGNSGTVWASYDAIGVIVAHSGSADFATRMRSVTGVQKVGATRTSDLPAEAANPAIPTAPAQVTPADGEPVRTDMSQIGADRAWTVNQGSPNVTVGVLDTGVDDQHADLKANFDAANSASCAYGKLDTRAGSWRDTDTHGTHVAGTIAAAKNGKGMVGVAPGVKIASVRIAEKPSGLFFPENTICAMVFSGDRGFEVTNNSYYTDPWLFNCPTNADQDAILEGVKRAVAYAEGKGVLNVAAAGNENYNLAAKTTDATSPNDSTPATRTVTNACLSLPGELSGVVSVSSITSSNAKSSFSNFGTDKVHVAAPGDNVYSTVPGGRFGSKSGTSMASPHVAGVAALLKSVNPTATTTQLRTLLATQADDLSCSDTRCNGTAAKNNFFGEGRVDAFAAVDGGTTPPGRTFENTADVAIPDLGTAVTSSITVSGVTGNAPATLKVGVDVVHTFRGDLVIDLIAPDGTAYRLKNSSTTDSADNVVETYTANASSEVANGVWKLQVRDTYRSDTGYINAWKLTF